In Bordetella genomosp. 11, the sequence CGCCGCACGGCGGCGGTCGATGCCCAGCGCTTCCGACTGGGCGGATGCCAGTTCCGAACGCGCGCGGGCCACGTCCAGCTCGCTGATATCGCCTTCCTTGTAGCGCCGTTCGATCAGGTCCAGCGTCTGCTGGCGCAATTCCAGCGTGCGTACATAGATTTGCCGTTCGGCATCCAGTTCGCGGACGATGTAGTAGTTCTCGGCCACATCGGCCTGCAGCGCCAGTTGTACCGACCGCAACAGCGCTTCGCTCTGCTGCGCGTCGGCGGTGGCGGCATCGACGGTGGACGATACCCGGCCGAACAGGTCGGCCTCGTACGAGACGCCCAACTGCCCGCGCCACAGCGTGCCACTGGTGGCGGGGCCGTCGTCGGGCAGGCCCTGCGATGCCGGCGAGGCGCGCTGCCGCGTCGGGCCGAAGTTCGCCGTGACTTCCGGGAACAGGGCCGAACTCGTCTGGCGTTGCAGCGCGCGGGCCTGCGCGAGCCGCGCCACGGCGGCCTTCAGGCTCTGGTTGGCCTCGGCGGCCTGGCTTTCCAGGGCGTTCAGCGTGTCATCGCCGAACACCTTCCACCATTCGCCGCGCAGCATGTCTTCGGACGGCTGGGCGGTCTTCCATTGGCCGGCCTCCTGCGGGGGCAGCGCCTCCTTGAAGGCCGCCGTCACGGGCGCCGTGGGACGCTGGTAATCCGGCGTCAGCGAGCAGCCCGCCAGGATCGTCGCGACCAGGGCCGACAACGCGAAGCGGTTCAGGGTTTTCATGCGGGACTTCATGTCTGTCATCCAGTTCGATTTATTCGGCGCCGGGCACGGGGTGGCCGTGAGCCTGGGATTGGCCGTGCGGCGCGGTCGCGGGGGCCTCGTGCCTGCCGGCCGAGTGCAGCTTGCGCGGATTGATGGAGCGCAGCGTGACGTAGAAAACCGGTGTCAGGAACAACCCGAACAAGGTCACGCCCAGCATGCCGAAGAACACCGCGATACCCATGGCGTGGCGCATTTCGGAACCGGCGCCCGAGGAATACACCAGCGGCACCACGCCCATGATGAAGGCGATCGACGTCATCAGGATGGGGCGCAGACGCAGGCGGCAGGCTTCCACGGCGGCATCGAAGGCGCTGCGGCCCTGCATTTCCAGTTCGCGGGCGAATTCCACGATCAGGATGGCGTTCTTGCATGCCAGCCCCACCAGCACCATCAGGCCGATCTGCGTGAAGATGTTGTTATCCCCGCGTGTCAGCCACACGCCCGCCAGTGCCGCCAGGATGCTCATGGGCACGATCAGGATCACGGCCAGCGGCAGCGTCAGGCTTTCATACATCGCGGCCAGCACCAGGAACACCAGCAGCACGCTGATCGGGAACACCCAGATGCCCGCGTTGCCGGCCAGGATCTGCTGGTAGGTCAGGTCGGTCCACTCGAACTTGATGCCGCGCGGCAGGGTCTGCGCCGCGATGCGTTCGGCGGCTTCCTTGGCCTGGTCGGACGAATAGCCCGGCGCCGGCCCGCCGTTGATGTCGGCGGCGGTGTAGCCGTTGTAGCGAACCACCATCTCAGGCCCGTAGGTCTGCGACACGCGCACCAGCGAGGACAGCGGCACCATGTCGCCGGCTGCGTTGCGCGTCTTCAGCAGGCCGATGTCCTCGGGCCGGGCGCGAAAGGGCGCATCCGCCTGGGCGCGTACCTGGAATACCCGGCCGAAACGGTTGAAGTCGTTCACGTACAGCGAGCCCAGATAGATCTGCATGGTGTCGAAGACGTCCGTCACCTTCACGCCCAGCTGCTTGGCCTTCACGCGGTCCAGGTCCACGTCCAGCTGCGGCACGTTGATCTGGTAATTGGAGAACGACGGGCCCAGTTCGGGCGCTTTGGCGGCCGCCGCGACGAAGGCCTGCGTGGCGCGGTCCAGCGCTTCGTAGCCCAGCGCGGCGCGGTCCTCGATCTGCAGCTTGAAACCGCCCAGCGTGCCCAGGCCCATCACCGGCGGGGGCGGGAACACCGCGATGAAGGCGTCCTTCACCGCGCCGAACTTCTGGTTCAGGGATGCCGCGATCTTGTCCGCCGGCAAGCCGTCGCGGACACGCTCGTCGAAGGGCTTGAGGGTGACGAAGACGATGCCGGCGCTGGAACTGTTGGTGAAGCCGTTGATCGACAGCCCCGGGAAAGACACGGCGTGATCCACGCCGGGTTCCTTCATGGCGATGTCGCCCATGCGGCGGATCACGTCTTCCGTGCGGTCCAGCGAGGCGCCGGTGGGCAATTGGGCGAAGCCCACCAGATATTGCTTGTCCTGCGCCGGCACGAAGCCGCCGGGCACGATGTACGAGATGCCCACGGTGGCTGCCAGCAGCAACGCGTACACCAGCAGGCTGGCGGACTTGCGCTTCATGACGCCGCCGACGTTGCTGGAATAGCCCTCCGATGCGCGGTTGAACACCCGGTTGAACCAGGCGAAGAACCGTCCCAGCACCTTGTTCATCGCGCGCGTCAGCCAGTCCGGTTCGGCGTCATGGCTTTTCAGCAGCAGCGCGGCCAGGGCCGGCGACAGCGTCAGCGAGTTGAAGGCCGAGATCACGGTGGAGATCGTGATCGTCATGGCGAACTGCTTGTAGAACTGTCCGGTCAGGCCGGTCATGAAGGCCAGCGGCACGAACACCGCCGCCAGCGTTGCCGCGATGGCGATGATGGGGCCGCTGACTTCCCGCATCGCGCGGTAGGTCGCCTCGCGTGGCGTCAAGCCGGCGGCGATATTCCGTTCGACGTTCTCCACCACCACGATCGCATCGTCCACGACGATCCCGATGGCCAGCACCATGCCGAACAGCGACAGCGCGTTGATCGAATAGCCGAAGGCGAGCAGCAGCGAGAATGTCCCGATGATGGACACCGGTACGGCCAGCAGCGGGATCAGCGACGCGCGCCAGGTTTGCAGGAACACGATGACCACGATCACGACCAGCGCGATCGCCTCGAGCAGGGTATGCACCACCGCTTCGATACTGGCACGGACGAATTGCGTGGGGTCGTACACCACGTCGTACTTCACCGACGGCGGGAAATCCGCCGACAGTTCCTTCATCGCTTCGCGGACTTGCTTGGAGACGTCCAGGGCGTTCGCGCCCGGCGCCTGCATGATGCCCAGCGCCACGGCCGGCTTGTTGTCCAGCAGCGAGCGCAGTCCGTATTCGGCCGCGTCCAGTTCGACGCGCGCGACGTCGCCCAGTCGCACCACGCCGCCGTCCGGCGAGGTCTTCAGGACGATATCGCGAAACTCTTGTTCGCTGGTCAGGCGGCCCTGCGTGTTGACGTTCAATTGCAGCGGCACGTTCGGCAGCGTGGGCGAAGCGCCGATCACGCCGGCCGCCACCTGCACGTTCTGCTCGCGGATCGCGGCGATGACGTCGCTGGCGGTCATGCCCATCTGGGCGACTTTCTGCGGATCCAGCCAGATGCGCATGGAATAGTCGCCGGAACCCCACAGCTGCACATCCCCGACGCCGGAAATCCGGGCCAGCCGGTCCTTCACGTTCAGTACCGCGTAGTTGCGCAGGTACGTCATGTCGTAGCGGTTGTCGGGCGAGATCAGGTGCACCACCAGCGTCAGCGTCGGCGAGCTCTTGGCGGTGGTCACGCCCAGGCGCTGTACGTCGTCGGGCAGGCGCGGCAGCGCCTGCGACACGCGGTTCTGCACCAGCTGCTGCGCCTTGTCCGGATCCACGCCCAGCTTGAAGTAGACCGTCAGCGTCATATTGCCGTCGCTGTTGGCCTGCGCCTGCATGTACAGCATGTCTTCGACGCCGTTGATCTGCTCTTCCAGCGGCGCGGCCACGGTTTCGGCGATGACCTTCGGGTTGGCGCCCGGGTATTGCGCGTGCACCACCACGGAAGGCGGTACGACTTCGGGATATTCCGATATCGGTAGCTGGAACATGGCCAGTATCCCGGCCAGTAGTATCAGCACCGACAACACGCCCGCGAAGATCGGGCGGTCGATGAAGAATTTGGATATGTTCATGACGCTCTCGGTGGCGAATCAGGTCAGGCGGGGTCGGCGGGCGTCTTGGTCTGGGTGGTCCGTATCGGGGATTCCAGTTCCGCCATGGGCACGACGGTGGGCGTCACGGCATCGCCCGGCCGCACACGCTGCAACCCGTTCACGACGATGCGCTCGCCCGGCTTCAGGCCTGCGGTGATGACGCGCAGGCTGCCCTGCGCGGAACCCAGATGGACTTCGCGGTATTGCGCGTGGTTCTGCCCGTCCACGACCATGACGAAGCGCTTGTTCTGGTCGGTGCCCAGGGCGCGCTCGTCGATCAGGATGGCCTTGTGCGGATCGCCGCCACCCAGCCGGATGCGGGCGTACAGGCCGGGCACCAGGGTGCCGTCGGCGTTATCGAACGTGGCGCGTACACGGATGGTGCCCGAGCCGGTGTCCAGCCGGTTATCGACGTATTGGACCTTGCCGCGGCGCGAATAGCCGTCTTCGTTCGCCAGGCCCAGGAACACCGGTACCTGGTCGCCCTTGCCGGTGCGGGCGGG encodes:
- a CDS encoding efflux RND transporter permease subunit encodes the protein MNISKFFIDRPIFAGVLSVLILLAGILAMFQLPISEYPEVVPPSVVVHAQYPGANPKVIAETVAAPLEEQINGVEDMLYMQAQANSDGNMTLTVYFKLGVDPDKAQQLVQNRVSQALPRLPDDVQRLGVTTAKSSPTLTLVVHLISPDNRYDMTYLRNYAVLNVKDRLARISGVGDVQLWGSGDYSMRIWLDPQKVAQMGMTASDVIAAIREQNVQVAAGVIGASPTLPNVPLQLNVNTQGRLTSEQEFRDIVLKTSPDGGVVRLGDVARVELDAAEYGLRSLLDNKPAVALGIMQAPGANALDVSKQVREAMKELSADFPPSVKYDVVYDPTQFVRASIEAVVHTLLEAIALVVIVVIVFLQTWRASLIPLLAVPVSIIGTFSLLLAFGYSINALSLFGMVLAIGIVVDDAIVVVENVERNIAAGLTPREATYRAMREVSGPIIAIAATLAAVFVPLAFMTGLTGQFYKQFAMTITISTVISAFNSLTLSPALAALLLKSHDAEPDWLTRAMNKVLGRFFAWFNRVFNRASEGYSSNVGGVMKRKSASLLVYALLLAATVGISYIVPGGFVPAQDKQYLVGFAQLPTGASLDRTEDVIRRMGDIAMKEPGVDHAVSFPGLSINGFTNSSSAGIVFVTLKPFDERVRDGLPADKIAASLNQKFGAVKDAFIAVFPPPPVMGLGTLGGFKLQIEDRAALGYEALDRATQAFVAAAAKAPELGPSFSNYQINVPQLDVDLDRVKAKQLGVKVTDVFDTMQIYLGSLYVNDFNRFGRVFQVRAQADAPFRARPEDIGLLKTRNAAGDMVPLSSLVRVSQTYGPEMVVRYNGYTAADINGGPAPGYSSDQAKEAAERIAAQTLPRGIKFEWTDLTYQQILAGNAGIWVFPISVLLVFLVLAAMYESLTLPLAVILIVPMSILAALAGVWLTRGDNNIFTQIGLMVLVGLACKNAILIVEFARELEMQGRSAFDAAVEACRLRLRPILMTSIAFIMGVVPLVYSSGAGSEMRHAMGIAVFFGMLGVTLFGLFLTPVFYVTLRSINPRKLHSAGRHEAPATAPHGQSQAHGHPVPGAE